A single region of the Streptomyces virginiae genome encodes:
- a CDS encoding MerR family transcriptional regulator, with product MLIGELAKVTTTTARALRHYEEAGLISSERAPNGYRVYDERTAVRVRNIRYLLAAGLTLDDVRVFAPCLDGNVAAAAPSATGLRVATERLAVLDERIAAQTEARDRLAAALRQATDDLVRPLT from the coding sequence GTGCTGATAGGCGAGTTGGCGAAGGTGACCACGACGACGGCGCGTGCGTTGCGGCACTACGAGGAGGCGGGACTGATCTCATCGGAGCGGGCACCCAACGGCTACCGGGTCTACGACGAGCGGACGGCTGTCCGCGTCCGCAACATCCGCTACCTGCTGGCCGCCGGGCTCACGCTGGACGACGTACGGGTCTTCGCGCCCTGCCTGGACGGAAACGTGGCGGCCGCGGCGCCCTCGGCCACAGGGCTGCGCGTCGCGACGGAGCGGCTCGCGGTGCTCGACGAACGCATCGCCGCCCAGACCGAGGCCCGCGACCGACTGGCTGCGGCACTGCGGCAGGCGACGGATGACCTCGTCAGGCCGCTGACCTGA